A region of Lycium barbarum isolate Lr01 chromosome 3, ASM1917538v2, whole genome shotgun sequence DNA encodes the following proteins:
- the LOC132631938 gene encoding SKP1-like protein 21 isoform X2, whose amino-acid sequence MSGGPMAIVKPEMKSYIWLQTVDGSIQQVEQEVAIFCPVIFREVQNGLGSSKNCAIELPERVNPANLGLLLDFCRFHQVPGRSNKERKTFDEKFVRLDTKMLCDLASAADSLQLRPVVDLTSRALARVIEGKTPEEIRETFHLPDDLTEEEKLEPLRNMTDDPRIRLLNRLYARKRKELNERKKLKNVEVEEEQRVDERSVDDLLSFINSGDQDSKGVRVAKNKKKTRGRKEQGRNSSSNNGAGNYNKEANCVPSGYLNGDISDGSSPSRNSKLQISPSAMFSSKFDFDDFDMDDELDPARKEEIDREVEDFARRLNSVWPERIQQILSLGPERRRLGPISMNGNGSLKRCTGVDRG is encoded by the exons ATGTCGGGAGGTCCTATGGCGATCGTCAAACCAGAG ATGAAGTCATACATCTGGCTCCAAACTGTTGATGGTTCAATCCAACAAGTGGAGCAAGAGGTTGCCATATTTTGCCCTGTGATATTCAGGGAAGTTCAAAACGGCTTGGGATCCTCGAAAAATTGTGCAATAGAACTTCCTGAACGAGTCAATCCTGCTAACTTAGGGTTATTACTGGATTTTTGTCGGTTCCATCAAGTTCCTGGCCGTTCTAATAAG GAGCGCAAGACATTTGATGAGAAGTTCGTCCGGTTAGATACCAAGATGTTATGTGATTTGGCTTCTGCTGCTGACAGCCTTCAGCTAAGGCCTGTGGTTGACCTTACGAGCCGTGCACTTGCTCGGGTGATTGAAGGCAAAACTCCTGAGGAAATACGTGAAACTTTCCATTTGCCTGATGATCTAACAGAG GAGGAGAAGTTGGAACCTTTGAGAAATATGACGGATGATCCACGCATCCGTCTTCTAAATCGACTCTATGcaagaaaaaggaaagaattaAATGAGAGAAAGAAACTAAAG AATGTTGAGGTAGAAGAAGAGCAGCGCGTAGATGAAAGATCAGTTGATGATCTTTTGTCATTCATAAATAGTGGAGATCAAG ACTCAAAGGGTGTAAGAgtagcaaaaaataaaaagaaaactcGAGGGAGAAAAGAACAAGGTAGAAATTCTTCTTCAAATAATGGAGCTGGAAACTATAATAAG GAAGCTAATTGTGTTCCATCTGGCTACCTAAATGGTGACATCAGCGATGGATCTTCTCCAAGTAGAAATTCTAAGCTGCAAATCTCACCATCTGCAATGTTTTCATCTAAATTCGACTTTGATGACTTTGATATGGATGATGAGTTAGATCCAGCAAGGAAGGAAGAAATTGACAG GGAGGTTGAGGATTTTGCTCGGAGACTAAACTCTGTCTGGCCAGAAAGGATACAACAGATTTTATCCTTGGGTCCAGAGAGGAGGCGGCTTGGACCAATTTCCATGAATGGAAATGGTTCCTTGAAGAGATGTACAG GTGTAGACCGGGGATAA
- the LOC132631938 gene encoding SKP1-like protein 21 isoform X1 has protein sequence MSGGPMAIVKPEMKSYIWLQTVDGSIQQVEQEVAIFCPVIFREVQNGLGSSKNCAIELPERVNPANLGLLLDFCRFHQVPGRSNKERKTFDEKFVRLDTKMLCDLASAADSLQLRPVVDLTSRALARVIEGKTPEEIRETFHLPDDLTEEEKLEPLRNMTDDPRIRLLNRLYARKRKELNERKKLKNVEVEEEQRVDERSVDDLLSFINSGDQDSKGVRVAKNKKKTRGRKEQGRNSSSNNGAGNYNKEANCVPSGYLNGDISDGSSPSRNSKLQISPSAMFSSKFDFDDFDMDDELDPARKEEIDREVEDFARRLNSVWPERIQQILSLGPERRRLGPISMNGNGSLKRCTAGVDRG, from the exons ATGTCGGGAGGTCCTATGGCGATCGTCAAACCAGAG ATGAAGTCATACATCTGGCTCCAAACTGTTGATGGTTCAATCCAACAAGTGGAGCAAGAGGTTGCCATATTTTGCCCTGTGATATTCAGGGAAGTTCAAAACGGCTTGGGATCCTCGAAAAATTGTGCAATAGAACTTCCTGAACGAGTCAATCCTGCTAACTTAGGGTTATTACTGGATTTTTGTCGGTTCCATCAAGTTCCTGGCCGTTCTAATAAG GAGCGCAAGACATTTGATGAGAAGTTCGTCCGGTTAGATACCAAGATGTTATGTGATTTGGCTTCTGCTGCTGACAGCCTTCAGCTAAGGCCTGTGGTTGACCTTACGAGCCGTGCACTTGCTCGGGTGATTGAAGGCAAAACTCCTGAGGAAATACGTGAAACTTTCCATTTGCCTGATGATCTAACAGAG GAGGAGAAGTTGGAACCTTTGAGAAATATGACGGATGATCCACGCATCCGTCTTCTAAATCGACTCTATGcaagaaaaaggaaagaattaAATGAGAGAAAGAAACTAAAG AATGTTGAGGTAGAAGAAGAGCAGCGCGTAGATGAAAGATCAGTTGATGATCTTTTGTCATTCATAAATAGTGGAGATCAAG ACTCAAAGGGTGTAAGAgtagcaaaaaataaaaagaaaactcGAGGGAGAAAAGAACAAGGTAGAAATTCTTCTTCAAATAATGGAGCTGGAAACTATAATAAG GAAGCTAATTGTGTTCCATCTGGCTACCTAAATGGTGACATCAGCGATGGATCTTCTCCAAGTAGAAATTCTAAGCTGCAAATCTCACCATCTGCAATGTTTTCATCTAAATTCGACTTTGATGACTTTGATATGGATGATGAGTTAGATCCAGCAAGGAAGGAAGAAATTGACAG GGAGGTTGAGGATTTTGCTCGGAGACTAAACTCTGTCTGGCCAGAAAGGATACAACAGATTTTATCCTTGGGTCCAGAGAGGAGGCGGCTTGGACCAATTTCCATGAATGGAAATGGTTCCTTGAAGAGATGTACAG CAGGTGTAGACCGGGGATAA